A region of Myxococcus stipitatus DSM 14675 DNA encodes the following proteins:
- the fmt gene encoding methionyl-tRNA formyltransferase, protein MSRPRIVFMGTPDFAVASLEACFDLGDVVAVVTQPDKPKGRGNTVTAPPVKELALSRGVPVFQPAKLRTPPFVEELRHFQPDVCVVTAYGRILPKDILALPPKGCVNVHGSLLPRFRGAAPIQWSIAHGDSETGVSLMVMDEGLDTGPVLAMKRMPIGPEDTSATMYPKLAALGGEVLREFLPAYLSGALKPVPQPSEGMVLAPIIEKDEGKLDFTRSAVALERRLRAFTPWPGAFTTLGGKLMKVHRVRVAEGRGAPGSVLSAGTEGLEVACGEGSLVLLDIQPEGKRVMKAADFLMGHKLAVGSQPFGT, encoded by the coding sequence ATGAGCAGACCCCGAATCGTCTTCATGGGCACGCCTGACTTCGCCGTGGCGTCGCTCGAAGCGTGCTTCGACCTGGGTGACGTGGTCGCCGTCGTCACGCAGCCCGACAAGCCCAAGGGCCGAGGCAACACCGTCACCGCGCCGCCCGTGAAGGAGCTGGCCCTGTCGCGCGGCGTGCCCGTGTTCCAGCCCGCCAAGCTGCGCACGCCGCCCTTCGTCGAGGAGCTGCGCCACTTCCAGCCGGACGTGTGCGTGGTGACGGCGTATGGCCGCATCCTCCCCAAGGACATCCTCGCGCTGCCGCCCAAGGGCTGCGTCAACGTGCACGGCTCGCTCCTGCCGCGCTTCCGGGGCGCCGCGCCCATCCAGTGGTCCATCGCGCATGGAGACTCGGAGACGGGCGTGTCGCTGATGGTCATGGACGAGGGCCTGGACACCGGCCCCGTGCTCGCGATGAAGCGGATGCCCATCGGCCCCGAGGACACGAGCGCGACGATGTACCCCAAGCTGGCGGCGCTCGGCGGCGAGGTGCTGCGGGAGTTCCTGCCCGCGTACCTGAGCGGCGCGCTCAAGCCCGTGCCGCAGCCGAGCGAGGGCATGGTGCTGGCGCCCATCATCGAGAAGGACGAGGGCAAGCTCGACTTCACCCGCTCCGCCGTGGCGCTCGAAAGAAGGCTGCGGGCCTTCACGCCGTGGCCCGGGGCGTTCACCACGCTGGGCGGCAAGCTGATGAAGGTGCACCGCGTGCGCGTGGCGGAGGGACGGGGCGCGCCGGGCTCGGTGTTGTCGGCGGGCACGGAGGGGCTGGAGGTGGCGTGCGGCGAGGGCTCGCTCGTGCTGTTGGACATCCAGCCGGAGGGCAAGCGGGTGATGAAGGCGGCGGACTTCCTCATGGGCCACAAGCTGGCCGTGGGCAGCCAGCCGTTCGGCACCTAG
- a CDS encoding type II 3-dehydroquinate dehydratase, protein MRLLVLHGPNLNLLGVREGTSGGTLRDLDEALKARAKALGLALRIVQSNHEGVLLDTLASEREAVDGILINPAGLFGSYALKEGLEAVGLPAIEVMLRPSARESVVAEACVLQVHGAGGFAPYLEALETFASGVFTPGKPEPRKTLGRKQDAEDAEDAAPAKSAPAKTLGKKAPALALAPKEGGSGNKTLGRKPSSTDAVDARPAGKTLGRGTKGAPSATELLTRALVRQKVSERLAGKLTASELAAWARSRYEAVQGGLPAEHGQKQMLEDSLQRLTLSHLPATRLSDEQLVDLMTRLDEG, encoded by the coding sequence ATGAGATTGCTGGTGTTGCACGGGCCGAACCTGAACCTCCTGGGCGTGCGTGAAGGCACGTCCGGGGGCACGTTGCGGGACCTGGATGAAGCGCTGAAAGCGCGGGCCAAGGCGCTGGGACTGGCGCTCCGCATCGTTCAGTCCAACCACGAAGGCGTGCTGCTGGACACGCTCGCCTCCGAGCGCGAGGCGGTGGATGGAATCCTCATCAACCCCGCGGGGCTGTTCGGCTCGTACGCGCTGAAGGAAGGGCTGGAGGCCGTGGGCCTGCCCGCCATCGAGGTCATGCTGCGCCCGTCCGCCCGCGAGTCCGTGGTGGCGGAGGCGTGTGTCCTCCAGGTGCATGGCGCCGGAGGCTTCGCGCCGTACCTGGAAGCGCTGGAGACCTTCGCCAGCGGCGTCTTCACGCCCGGCAAGCCCGAGCCTCGCAAGACGCTGGGCCGCAAGCAGGACGCGGAGGACGCGGAGGACGCGGCCCCCGCGAAGTCCGCCCCCGCGAAGACGCTCGGCAAGAAGGCGCCGGCCCTGGCCCTGGCCCCGAAGGAAGGCGGCTCCGGCAACAAGACGCTGGGGCGCAAGCCGTCGTCCACGGACGCGGTGGACGCGCGGCCCGCGGGCAAGACGCTGGGGCGCGGGACGAAGGGCGCCCCTTCCGCGACGGAGTTGCTCACGCGCGCGCTCGTGCGACAGAAGGTGTCGGAGCGGCTCGCGGGGAAGCTCACCGCCTCGGAGCTCGCCGCCTGGGCGCGCTCCCGTTACGAGGCCGTGCAGGGCGGGCTGCCCGCTGAGCACGGCCAGAAGCAGATGCTGGAGGACAGTCTCCAGCGCCTCACGCTGTCCCACCTCCCCGCGACGCGGCTCTCGGATGAGCAGCTCGTGGACCTGATGACTCGGCTCGACGAAGGATGA
- the rsmB gene encoding 16S rRNA (cytosine(967)-C(5))-methyltransferase RsmB translates to MNPRSLAILVLARVRATDAYLNVVLDTMLSESPPKDPRDAGLATELTYGTTRRQLALDYAISRFADRKLDAMEDRVLAALRIGAYQIFHTRVPARAAVAETVQALKDVGLARAAGFTNAILRKLAELPAPPLPSQTDVAHYLSVRESHPQWLVERWLRQFGRERAEAMLVADNQSPPVVIRANTAKVTRDALLRQLQELGVEAKAATLSPVGIILPPVGRVEDVYGYSEGLWQVQDEAAQLVGVYGAIPESARVLDACAAPGGKSCHLAQEHDVVAVDVHAHKLRKIDAEARRLGLSSRLKAYAHDAAEPFPEAWGEFHAMLVDAPCSGLGTLRRHPELRYRRKEEDIARLATLQRRILENCQESVQPGGLLVYAVCTMDPQEGQDQVEMFLRSHPEWTAEPPVLPGLKLPLTQAYLRTLPGPEGFDGFFAARLRKLY, encoded by the coding sequence ATGAATCCCCGCTCACTCGCCATCCTCGTGTTGGCGCGCGTCCGTGCCACGGACGCCTATCTCAACGTGGTGCTCGACACGATGTTGTCGGAGTCACCGCCCAAGGACCCGCGCGACGCGGGCCTCGCCACGGAGCTGACGTACGGCACCACGCGCCGGCAGCTCGCGCTGGACTACGCCATCTCCCGCTTCGCCGACCGCAAGTTGGACGCCATGGAGGACCGCGTGCTCGCGGCCCTGCGCATCGGCGCGTATCAAATCTTCCACACCCGCGTGCCCGCGCGCGCGGCGGTGGCGGAGACGGTGCAAGCGCTGAAGGACGTGGGCCTCGCCCGGGCCGCGGGCTTCACCAACGCCATCCTCCGCAAGCTGGCGGAGCTGCCCGCGCCCCCCTTGCCATCGCAGACGGACGTCGCCCACTACCTGTCCGTGCGCGAGAGCCATCCCCAGTGGTTGGTGGAGCGCTGGCTGCGGCAGTTCGGCCGCGAGCGCGCGGAGGCCATGCTGGTGGCGGACAACCAGTCCCCGCCGGTGGTCATTCGCGCCAACACGGCGAAGGTGACGCGCGACGCGCTGCTGCGGCAGCTCCAGGAGCTGGGCGTCGAGGCGAAGGCCGCCACCCTCTCGCCCGTGGGCATCATCCTGCCGCCCGTGGGCCGGGTGGAGGACGTGTATGGCTATTCGGAGGGGCTGTGGCAGGTGCAGGACGAGGCCGCCCAGCTCGTCGGCGTCTACGGCGCCATCCCCGAGTCCGCGCGCGTGCTGGATGCGTGCGCGGCGCCCGGCGGCAAGTCCTGTCACCTGGCGCAGGAGCACGACGTCGTCGCCGTGGACGTGCACGCCCACAAGCTGCGCAAGATTGACGCGGAGGCGCGGCGCCTGGGGCTCTCCTCGCGCTTGAAGGCCTACGCGCACGACGCGGCGGAGCCCTTCCCCGAGGCGTGGGGTGAGTTCCACGCGATGCTGGTGGACGCGCCGTGCTCGGGCCTGGGCACGCTGCGCCGTCACCCGGAGCTGCGCTACCGCCGCAAGGAGGAGGACATCGCGCGGCTGGCGACGCTCCAGCGGCGCATCCTGGAGAACTGCCAGGAGTCGGTGCAGCCGGGCGGGTTGCTCGTCTACGCGGTGTGCACCATGGACCCGCAGGAGGGGCAGGACCAGGTGGAGATGTTCCTGCGCAGCCACCCGGAGTGGACGGCCGAGCCGCCCGTGTTGCCGGGCCTCAAGCTGCCGCTCACCCAGGCGTACTTGAGGACCCTGCCCGGTCCGGAGGGCTTCGACGGGTTCTTCGCCGCGCGCCTCCGGAAGCTCTACTGA
- a CDS encoding LysR family transcriptional regulator — MQLESLKMFCDVVETGSFSRAAQLNHVTQSAVSQQIRALENRYEQKLLSRSARQVTPTPAGERLFRGCKEILARFAEVEQEIREQATEVAGTSTVSTIYTVGLHELNSVQKLLLKAHPKVNMRLNYRRNDQVYDDVILGAAEIGIVAYPQPRAGVDILPFRDDKLAVVCAPNHAFASKQKVSLTALSGVPFIAFDREAPTRKALDRLFREKNIDINPVMEMDNVETIKRAVEMGLGVAILPMATAQSEVKGGSLVAKPFAEGPVSRPIGLLIRKGKYLDRASAAVLEAFKAAANQPPTDDA; from the coding sequence ATGCAGCTCGAGTCCCTGAAAATGTTCTGTGATGTGGTGGAGACCGGCTCCTTCTCGCGAGCGGCCCAGCTCAACCACGTCACACAGTCGGCGGTGAGCCAGCAGATTCGCGCGCTGGAGAACCGCTATGAGCAGAAGCTCCTGTCGCGCAGCGCCCGGCAGGTGACGCCGACGCCCGCGGGCGAGCGGCTGTTCCGCGGGTGCAAGGAGATCCTCGCGCGCTTCGCCGAAGTCGAGCAGGAGATTCGCGAGCAGGCCACGGAGGTGGCCGGCACCAGCACGGTGTCCACCATCTACACGGTGGGTCTGCACGAGCTCAACAGCGTGCAGAAGCTGCTGCTCAAGGCGCACCCCAAGGTCAACATGCGGCTGAACTACCGCCGCAATGACCAGGTCTACGACGACGTGATTCTGGGCGCGGCGGAGATTGGCATCGTCGCGTACCCGCAGCCGCGCGCGGGCGTGGACATCCTCCCGTTCCGCGACGACAAGCTCGCGGTGGTCTGCGCGCCCAACCACGCCTTCGCCAGCAAGCAGAAGGTGAGCCTCACCGCGCTGTCCGGCGTGCCCTTCATCGCGTTCGACCGCGAGGCGCCCACGCGCAAGGCGCTGGACAGGCTCTTCCGCGAGAAGAACATCGACATCAACCCCGTCATGGAGATGGACAACGTCGAGACCATCAAGCGGGCGGTGGAGATGGGCCTGGGCGTGGCCATCCTCCCCATGGCGACCGCGCAGAGCGAGGTGAAGGGCGGCTCGCTGGTGGCCAAGCCCTTCGCCGAGGGGCCCGTGTCGCGCCCCATCGGCCTGCTCATCCGCAAGGGCAAGTACCTGGACCGCGCCTCGGCGGCGGTGCTGGAGGCGTTCAAGGCCGCCGCCAACCAGCCCCCCACCGACGACGCGTAG
- a CDS encoding MJ1255/VC2487 family glycosyltransferase yields the protein MRILYGVVGEGMGHATRSRVLLEELTKEHEVHIVVSGRAQDYLAKRFENVHGIWGLTLAYEGNSVKKWQTVLQNVTGAVKGWPQNVRQYFELVSDFKPDVVVSDFETFSYLFAKTHRLPVISVDNMQVINRCQHEASLLSGYEDSFETSRAIVKAKLPGAFHYLVTTFFYPPTRKRRTTLAPSILRPEIIEAKSEPGEHLLVYQTSTTNTALPQILKAAGIPCRVYGLRRDLTEDLVDGNLTYRPFSEKGFIDDLRTSRGVVASGGFTLMSEAVYLRKPMLSIPLEGQFEQIINALYLEKLGYGMYVKALTVEALQEFLSRLPRCEEALKGYEQEGNTKMIAGLREQLGLAYEHRGHWAMEMAQD from the coding sequence ATGCGAATCCTCTACGGTGTCGTCGGCGAAGGCATGGGGCACGCGACGCGCTCTCGCGTGTTGCTCGAGGAGCTCACGAAGGAGCACGAGGTCCACATCGTCGTCTCCGGCCGGGCCCAGGACTACCTGGCCAAGCGCTTCGAGAACGTGCACGGCATCTGGGGGCTGACGCTGGCGTACGAAGGCAACTCGGTGAAGAAGTGGCAGACGGTGCTGCAGAACGTCACCGGCGCCGTGAAGGGTTGGCCGCAGAACGTGCGCCAGTACTTCGAGCTGGTGTCCGACTTCAAACCAGACGTCGTGGTGAGCGACTTCGAGACGTTCAGCTACCTGTTCGCCAAGACGCACCGGCTGCCGGTCATCAGCGTGGACAACATGCAGGTCATCAACCGCTGCCAGCACGAGGCCTCGCTGCTGTCGGGGTACGAGGACAGCTTCGAGACGTCGCGCGCCATCGTGAAGGCGAAGCTGCCGGGCGCCTTCCACTACCTGGTCACCACGTTCTTCTACCCGCCCACGCGCAAGCGCCGCACCACGCTGGCCCCGTCGATCCTGCGCCCCGAAATCATCGAGGCGAAGTCGGAGCCGGGTGAGCACCTGCTCGTGTACCAGACGTCGACGACGAACACCGCGCTGCCGCAGATTCTCAAGGCGGCGGGCATCCCCTGCCGCGTGTACGGGCTGCGCCGCGACCTCACCGAGGACCTGGTGGATGGCAACCTCACGTACCGTCCCTTCAGCGAGAAGGGCTTCATCGACGACCTGCGCACGTCGCGCGGCGTGGTGGCCAGCGGCGGCTTCACGCTGATGAGCGAGGCGGTGTACCTGCGCAAGCCCATGCTCAGCATCCCGCTGGAGGGCCAGTTCGAGCAGATCATCAACGCCCTGTACCTGGAGAAGCTGGGGTACGGGATGTACGTGAAGGCGCTGACGGTGGAGGCGCTCCAGGAGTTCCTCTCGCGGCTGCCGCGCTGCGAGGAGGCGCTCAAGGGCTACGAGCAGGAGGGCAACACGAAGATGATTGCCGGCCTGCGCGAGCAATTGGGCCTGGCGTACGAGCACCGCGGCCACTGGGCCATGGAGATGGCCCAGGACTGA
- a CDS encoding SDR family NAD(P)-dependent oxidoreductase, giving the protein MADWRKDRQASRLTLSTLVAAGVGAAFGLRKALKHERYSFKGRTVLITGGSRGLGLVLARRLAKEDARVALCGRDSASLAQARKELERAGAQVFTRRCDVRDQVQVEALVGAIHERWGAVDVVINNAGVIQVGPLESMTLEDFREAVDTHFWGPLYTTLAVLPEMKRRGQGRIVNITSVGGRLSIPHLAPYSASKFALVGLSDALRAELRQDGIRVTTVCPGLMRTGSALNAHFKGQHEGEYAWFAIGDSLPGLSMSAERAARRIIEACRRGDSEVILGLSAKLATVGRALAPELTASLLAWVNRQLPQGSSQDTHAGADSETPLTRSWLTELSRRAAERNNEGDVPLH; this is encoded by the coding sequence ATGGCGGACTGGCGAAAGGACAGACAGGCCTCCCGGCTCACCTTGAGCACGCTGGTGGCGGCGGGCGTCGGCGCGGCGTTCGGCCTGCGCAAGGCACTCAAGCACGAGCGCTACAGCTTCAAGGGGCGCACGGTGCTCATCACCGGTGGCTCCCGGGGATTGGGGCTGGTGCTCGCGCGGAGGCTGGCGAAGGAGGACGCGCGCGTGGCCTTGTGCGGGAGGGATTCCGCGTCGCTGGCGCAGGCGCGCAAGGAGCTGGAGCGCGCGGGAGCCCAGGTCTTCACACGGCGCTGCGACGTGAGGGACCAGGTGCAGGTGGAGGCCCTGGTCGGCGCGATTCACGAGCGCTGGGGCGCGGTGGACGTGGTCATCAACAACGCGGGCGTCATCCAGGTGGGGCCGCTGGAGTCGATGACGCTGGAGGACTTCCGCGAGGCCGTGGACACGCACTTCTGGGGGCCGCTGTACACGACGCTCGCCGTGCTGCCGGAGATGAAGCGGCGAGGCCAGGGCCGCATCGTCAACATCACCTCCGTGGGCGGACGGCTCAGCATCCCGCACCTCGCGCCCTACTCCGCCAGCAAGTTCGCGCTGGTGGGCCTGTCGGATGCGCTGCGCGCGGAGCTGCGCCAGGACGGCATCCGCGTCACCACCGTCTGCCCGGGGCTCATGCGCACGGGCAGTGCGCTCAATGCCCACTTCAAGGGCCAGCACGAAGGCGAGTACGCGTGGTTCGCCATCGGCGACTCCCTGCCCGGCCTCTCCATGAGCGCCGAGCGCGCGGCCCGCCGCATCATCGAGGCCTGCCGCCGAGGAGACTCCGAGGTCATCCTGGGGCTGAGCGCGAAGCTGGCCACGGTGGGCCGCGCCCTGGCCCCCGAATTGACAGCGTCGCTCCTCGCCTGGGTCAACCGCCAGTTGCCCCAGGGCAGCAGCCAGGACACCCACGCGGGCGCCGACAGCGAGACGCCGCTGACGCGCTCCTGGCTCACGGAGCTGTCACGCCGCGCGGCGGAGCGGAACAACGAGGGCGACGTTCCGCTCCACTGA
- a CDS encoding TlpA disulfide reductase family protein has protein sequence MPTHPIPLTLLDPDGGWINAPVHVSELDELPVLLHFFSMAQDADSNDFASLQRFLSELGPRGLRVIGVDVTHSARELRDTNAVEAFAREQGLAYPIAVDDGSMAQVYGVKQTPAWLVFDADGWLRHHLTGPDAARRVRPLLERFTQYDTSAAAPAP, from the coding sequence ATGCCCACGCACCCCATCCCCCTCACGCTGCTGGACCCCGATGGAGGGTGGATCAACGCCCCCGTCCACGTCTCCGAGCTGGACGAGCTGCCGGTCCTCCTCCACTTCTTCTCCATGGCCCAGGACGCGGACTCCAACGACTTCGCGTCGCTCCAGCGCTTCCTCTCGGAGCTGGGCCCCAGGGGCTTGCGAGTCATTGGCGTGGACGTCACCCACTCCGCCCGCGAGCTGCGCGACACCAACGCGGTGGAGGCCTTCGCGCGAGAGCAGGGACTCGCCTACCCCATCGCCGTCGACGACGGCTCCATGGCCCAGGTCTACGGCGTGAAGCAGACGCCCGCGTGGCTCGTCTTCGACGCCGACGGCTGGCTGCGCCACCACCTCACCGGCCCGGACGCGGCCCGGCGCGTGCGCCCGCTGCTGGAGCGCTTCACGCAGTACGACACCTCGGCCGCGGCGCCCGCGCCCTGA
- a CDS encoding aminotransferase class I/II-fold pyridoxal phosphate-dependent enzyme yields MRIPDFKLERYFARWEFAAPYTLCSSDIEGWKMKELLALADSDALARWEGLTLGYTETPGLPALRDEIAALYRGVSSDEVLTFAGAQEAVFVLLNVLLGAGDHAVVTWPGYQSLHEVARATGAEVTLLPLREEDGWAFDVEALRRVLKPQTRVVVVNFPHNPTGALPDRATFEALCALCDERGIYLLSDEVYRLLETDAKDLLPAAVELTPRGISLSVMSKVFGLAGLRVGWLACRDADVLRRCMAYKDYTTICNSGPSEVLALIALRAKERVLARSRALLTSNLTLLDAFFARHADTFRWVRPRAGSVAFPRLLREMPIARFTDALVQSEGVLLLPGDVYDFPGNHFRLGLGRSSLPDALVRLERFISNPG; encoded by the coding sequence ATGCGCATCCCTGACTTCAAGCTGGAGCGGTACTTCGCGCGCTGGGAGTTCGCCGCGCCCTACACGCTGTGCTCCTCCGACATCGAAGGCTGGAAGATGAAGGAGCTGCTGGCGCTCGCCGACTCGGATGCCCTGGCGCGGTGGGAGGGGCTGACGCTCGGCTACACGGAGACCCCCGGGCTGCCCGCGCTGCGGGACGAGATTGCCGCGCTCTACCGCGGCGTGTCCTCGGACGAGGTGCTGACCTTCGCGGGCGCGCAGGAGGCCGTCTTCGTCCTGCTGAACGTGCTGCTGGGCGCGGGGGACCACGCCGTCGTCACCTGGCCCGGCTACCAGTCCCTCCACGAGGTCGCGCGGGCCACGGGCGCGGAGGTGACGCTGCTCCCCCTGCGCGAAGAGGATGGCTGGGCGTTCGACGTGGAGGCGCTGCGCCGCGTGCTCAAGCCCCAGACGCGCGTGGTGGTGGTGAACTTCCCGCACAACCCCACGGGCGCGCTGCCGGACCGCGCGACGTTCGAGGCCCTGTGCGCGCTCTGCGACGAGCGCGGCATCTACCTGCTCTCGGACGAGGTGTATCGACTCCTGGAGACCGACGCGAAGGACCTGCTGCCCGCCGCCGTGGAGCTCACACCGCGCGGCATCAGCTTGAGCGTCATGTCCAAGGTGTTCGGGCTCGCGGGGCTGCGCGTGGGGTGGCTCGCCTGCCGCGACGCGGACGTGCTGCGCCGGTGCATGGCGTACAAGGACTACACGACCATCTGCAACAGCGGGCCCAGCGAGGTGCTGGCCCTCATCGCCCTGCGCGCGAAGGAGCGGGTGCTGGCGCGGAGCCGCGCGCTGCTCACGTCCAACCTCACCCTGCTGGATGCCTTCTTCGCGCGCCACGCGGACACCTTCCGGTGGGTGCGCCCGCGCGCCGGCAGCGTCGCCTTCCCGCGCCTGCTGCGGGAGATGCCCATCGCCCGGTTCACCGACGCGCTCGTGCAGAGCGAAGGTGTGTTGTTGTTGCCAGGAGATGTCTATGACTTCCCAGGCAATCACTTTCGTCTGGGGCTGGGTCGCTCGAGCCTCCCCGACGCTCTGGTGAGACTGGAGCGATTCATTTCCAACCCAGGCTGA
- a CDS encoding choice-of-anchor X domain-containing protein: MSPDSSAPPPVSRARRAGWFFLCIPLVLGAAGWWSWSGAAGAAEPAPSNSPLVEEGAGGAGAQAPPKTAGPVSPGAALVRGPTPGAQDLSAVSPEQRERLALRELWGERLERAKQTLESYVAATRYPPQSRSIREHPDQVEMAEPERTRPLSREHPDVQLRLKQDRVFVVGDELVRFFVSCEDGQRTPRPCEVVSASAHEAEHMGGVVPPVPVAFTDDGAVGDTLAGDGIYSGVFQPAKQGFPLYSGTIRVNVRVRSGKAEGMAFLDILYTHAVPATFTGRVREVLSDGSLLLFLGINVRKAGRYVVAGRMDDESGAPFAHVSFNEELREGLQEVKLTVFGKLVLDEVPTFPLKLRDVEGFLLKETGDPDRELMTALRGYVHTTNAYSTDSFSPSEWQGEERQRYIDEYTRDVVEAQRNFNATFEGGKPP, from the coding sequence ATGTCGCCCGATAGCTCCGCTCCGCCTCCTGTGTCCCGCGCGCGTCGCGCCGGGTGGTTCTTCTTGTGCATCCCCCTGGTGCTGGGCGCAGCGGGGTGGTGGAGCTGGAGTGGGGCCGCGGGCGCGGCGGAGCCGGCCCCGAGCAACTCGCCCCTCGTCGAAGAGGGCGCGGGGGGCGCGGGGGCACAGGCTCCACCCAAGACGGCGGGGCCGGTGAGCCCGGGCGCGGCGCTGGTGCGAGGTCCGACGCCCGGGGCTCAGGACCTGAGCGCCGTGAGCCCCGAGCAGCGCGAGCGGCTGGCCCTGCGTGAGCTGTGGGGCGAGCGGCTGGAGCGGGCGAAGCAGACGCTGGAGTCCTATGTGGCGGCGACGCGGTATCCGCCCCAGTCGCGCTCCATTCGCGAGCACCCGGACCAGGTGGAGATGGCGGAGCCGGAGCGCACGCGCCCGCTGAGTCGGGAGCATCCGGACGTGCAGCTGCGCCTCAAGCAGGACCGGGTCTTCGTGGTGGGGGATGAGCTGGTGCGCTTCTTCGTCTCGTGTGAGGACGGACAGCGCACGCCCAGGCCCTGCGAGGTGGTGTCCGCCTCCGCGCACGAGGCCGAGCACATGGGGGGCGTGGTGCCTCCCGTGCCCGTCGCCTTCACGGATGACGGCGCGGTGGGGGACACGCTCGCGGGAGACGGCATCTACAGCGGGGTGTTCCAGCCCGCGAAGCAGGGCTTCCCGCTGTACTCGGGCACCATCCGCGTGAATGTGCGGGTGCGCTCAGGCAAGGCGGAGGGGATGGCGTTCCTGGACATCCTCTACACGCACGCGGTGCCGGCGACCTTCACGGGCCGGGTGCGGGAGGTGCTGTCGGATGGCTCGCTGCTGCTCTTCCTCGGCATCAACGTGCGCAAGGCGGGGCGGTACGTGGTGGCCGGGCGCATGGACGACGAGAGCGGCGCCCCCTTCGCGCACGTGTCCTTCAACGAGGAGCTGAGGGAAGGACTCCAGGAGGTGAAGCTCACCGTCTTCGGAAAGCTCGTCCTCGACGAGGTGCCCACCTTCCCGCTGAAGCTGCGGGACGTGGAGGGCTTCCTGCTCAAGGAGACGGGAGACCCGGACCGCGAGCTGATGACCGCGCTGCGCGGCTACGTGCACACCACGAACGCGTACTCGACCGACTCCTTCTCGCCCTCGGAGTGGCAGGGCGAGGAGCGCCAGCGGTACATCGACGAGTACACGCGCGACGTGGTCGAAGCGCAGCGCAACTTCAACGCCACGTTCGAGGGCGGAAAGCCTCCGTGA
- a CDS encoding PP2C family protein-serine/threonine phosphatase, whose translation MLRFECAGQTHIGRRPHNEDSYCVLPELGLYVVADGLGGQEGGEVASRCVVDTFAGLGQRWEQEDEAAWPEVADPRRSREENLLAACSQLAQRNLQAQRVGRLSEMASTVVALAVGKDGAAVAHVGDSRLYRLRGGRLESLTRDHSFIEELREVGMEPPGGASNWRHLITRALGTDNAEPTLQRLHTEPGDVFLLCSDGLYEPLGLEGLVRRLSLASAREVCDTLVADAYEAGGKDNITAVVLRVAEA comes from the coding sequence ATGCTGCGTTTTGAATGCGCGGGACAGACCCATATCGGTCGGCGGCCCCACAACGAGGACTCGTACTGTGTCCTGCCGGAGCTGGGGCTGTACGTGGTGGCGGATGGGCTGGGTGGACAGGAAGGCGGCGAGGTGGCCAGCCGCTGTGTGGTGGATACGTTCGCGGGCCTGGGCCAGCGATGGGAGCAGGAGGATGAGGCGGCGTGGCCGGAGGTGGCGGACCCTCGCCGCTCGCGAGAGGAGAACCTGCTCGCCGCCTGCTCGCAATTGGCCCAGCGCAACCTCCAGGCGCAGCGTGTGGGGCGGCTGAGCGAGATGGCCTCCACCGTGGTGGCGCTGGCGGTGGGCAAGGACGGCGCCGCGGTGGCCCACGTCGGCGACAGCCGCCTGTACCGGCTGCGAGGGGGGCGGCTGGAGTCGCTGACGCGAGACCACTCCTTCATCGAGGAGCTGCGCGAGGTGGGCATGGAGCCGCCGGGGGGCGCCTCCAACTGGCGCCACCTCATCACCCGCGCGCTGGGGACGGACAACGCGGAGCCCACGCTCCAGCGGCTCCACACCGAGCCCGGGGATGTCTTCCTGTTGTGTTCCGACGGCCTCTACGAGCCGCTGGGCCTGGAGGGACTGGTGCGGCGCCTGTCGCTGGCCTCCGCGCGGGAGGTCTGCGACACGCTGGTGGCGGATGCCTACGAGGCGGGAGGCAAGGACAACATCACCGCCGTGGTCCTGCGCGTCGCCGAGGCCTAG